The genomic segment AGCAGCTCGTGGCCCATCCCGGGGAAGAGCAGCGGAGCGCCGCCGTAACGGGCGGCCGTGCGGTCCAGCGACGTGCGTGGCACGACCCGGTCGTCGGGGCTGCCCACCACCAGCACGGGCGGGTTACCGGCCGGCCGCGGCGCCGGGCCGTGCGTGACCAGCTCGCGGCGGGGCCGGGCGTCGAGCCGGGCGATGATCTCGTCGGCCCGCTCACCGGGCATGTCCGGGCCGAAGAGCTGCTTGCGGTGCAGCCGCAGCCGGCCGCCGAAGAGCGCGGGCAGCGTGCCCAGCGGGTTGACCCGGAGCGCGGCCCCGAGGGCGGGCCAGCCGTCCATGACGGGTGCGGCCAGCACTGCCGCCCGGGCCGGATAACGACCCATCGCGTACGCCACCACGAGCGCGCCGGCCCCGTGCCCGACCAGCACCGTCTGGCGCGGCAGGGACGCCGCCACCTGCACCACGTCGTGGGCCTGGGCCCGCAGGTCACCACCCGGGCGCGGGGTGAGGGCGTAGGCGGCGAAGCCACGGGCGGCGGCCGCGGGCATCCAGTGCTCGGCGAACGCCCACGCCCCGTGGCCCAGGCCGGGCACGAAGAGCAGCGGCGGCAGCTTGGCGTCGGTCTCCTCCGTCATCGAGACGACCTCGCGCTCGACCGGCGGCACGGGGTTCGTCCAGTCGTCGAAGCGCAGCAGCTCGGACCTCACCGGGCGGGCTCCATCTCGTGCAGGAGCCCCTCGACGGCTCGCAGATAGTCGGCGTGGTCGACCTCGAACCAGTGCCGCGGCCCGGGCACCACCCGTCGCCGCGACCAGCTCGCGACCGGCCGGGTCGACTCCTTCTGCTGGACGGCCGTGGCCCGCTCGGGGTCGGTCCGGCGCAGCCGCAGCCACCGCGCGACAGCCACGCTCTGCCAGTGCGCGATCGGGAACAGCCCGAAGTCGGCCTGCACCAGCCCGACCACGGCCAGCGTGGGGTGCTGCCGGGCGAAGGCGTGCAGGTGCAGGTCGGGGCGGCCGTCCTCGCCGGTGCCGAGCAGCTCGGGGGCGAGGAACTCGAAGCGCGGCCGGTAGCCGGTGGCGGTGATCACCAGGTCGGGCTCGATCCGGCGCCCGTCGGCCAGCACGGCCTCGGCCCCGTCGAAGCTCGTCACGTCGGGCACCGGAGTGATCCGCCCGTGGCCCAGATGGAGCGGGAGCTGGCTGTTGACGACCGGATGGCTTTCGTACGGGCGGTGGTCGGGCTCCTGCAGGCCGTAGCGGGTCAGGTCGCCGGTGGTCAGCGCGAGCGCGCGGCGATAGAGCCACTGACGCAGGCGCAGCGGCAGGCCGAGCTGGAGCATGCGGTCGTTGACCTGGTCGGCCGGGCGGCCCAGCACGTACTTGGGGGCGTACCAGTAGCCGCGCCGCGTCGAGTGCCAGACCGTGCTCGCCTGCTGGGCCGCCTCGACGGCGATGTCGCAGCCCGTGTTGCCGCCACCGATCACCAGCACCTTGCGTTTGCGCAGCTGGGCCGGGTCCTTCAACGTGGCCGAGTGGATGAGCTGGCCGCTGAAGTCGCCGGGGATCTTCGGCTTGAGCGGCGCCCAGTTGTGGCCGTTGGCCACCACGACACCCGCGTACCGCTGCACCCGGGACGACCCGCCGCCGGTGGACTGGGTGGTCACGTCCCAACGGCCGTCGCCGACCGGCACGACCGAGACGACCTCGGTGCCGAACCAGACGTCGCGCTCCAGGTCGAAATGCCGGGAATAGCGCTCCAGGTAGGACAACACCTGGCGGTGGCCCGGAAAGTCGGGCCACGCGTCGGGCATCGGGAAGTCGGGGAACTCGGTCAGCGGCCGCGACGTGACCAGATGGGTGCCCGCGAAGACCGGGCTGCGGTCGTGCCGCCAGTTCCACGCGCCGCCCACCGACGTCTCCCGCTCGTAGCAGTCGACCTCGAAGCCGTGCTCGCGCAGGTTCTTGATCGCGGCGAGACCGCTGGCCCCGGCCCCGATGACACACACGGCGTCACGGCGGTCGGCGATGTCGGGGGTGTCGGGCACCCGGCGATATTGCCAGAACCCGAGGGTTACTCGGAAGGGAGTCTCAGGTCCACGACAACCGGGAGATGATCACTGGCGCGGCGGGCCCGGTCGGTGTCGACGACGTCGTACTTCTCGATCGCGACGTCCGGGGTGACGAAGATGCCGTCGATCCGCCGGTTGGGCAGGGTCGCCGGGAAGGTCGAAGGCGCTTCCCCGTACGAGGTGAAGCCGTCGGACACCGTACGCCAGGCACCACCGCCGGGGCCCTCGTTGAGGTCGGCCGCGGCGATCACCGGCCCCTCGATCCGGCCCAGCTCCTCCTTCCACAGCGCCGCCTGGTGGGGCCGCTCGGTGGGGTCGGTCGCCAGGTGGGACCCGGACACGGTGAAACTGCCACCCCGCACGGAACCGCGGGCGAACGCGGCGCCCCGCAGATGCCGGCCCGGGGTCAGCGGGTAGCGCATGCACCACGTGTCGTGCACCGCCACCCGCAAACTCACCAGCAGCAAATTGCCCAGCGAGGGCAGCCCCCCGGCCGCCACCACGAGGCCCAGGTCGTCGGCGAGGGCCGCGCACTTGTGCCGCCACCGGAACCGGCGCGGCGCCTCCTGCACGACCAGCACGTCGGGGGCCAGGTCACGGACCAGGCCGATCAGGGCGGCCCGGTCGTCCTTCAGGCCGTGGACGTTGTAACTGACGACCCGCAGGCCGGCGCCCGACATGGTGACCTCCGCCGGTTCAGACGCTTCGCGCCAGGTCGGCCGCGCCGACCACGCCGGCCGTGTTGCCCGTCTCGGCCGCGTGCACCTCGGCCACCGGGAAGCGGCCGCGCTGCTTGAGCTGGTCGCGATAGGTGTCGCGGGTCGGGGCCATGAGCAGCTCACCGGCGTCGACCACGCCCCCGCCGACCACCAGGATCTGCGGGTCGAAGCTCTGCGCCAGGTCGGCCATGGCGACCCCCAGCCAGTAGCCGATCTGGCCGAACGCGTCGCGGGCTACGCCGTCACCGGCCCGGG from the Paractinoplanes abujensis genome contains:
- a CDS encoding alpha/beta hydrolase, whose amino-acid sequence is MTEETDAKLPPLLFVPGLGHGAWAFAEHWMPAAAARGFAAYALTPRPGGDLRAQAHDVVQVAASLPRQTVLVGHGAGALVVAYAMGRYPARAAVLAAPVMDGWPALGAALRVNPLGTLPALFGGRLRLHRKQLFGPDMPGERADEIIARLDARPRRELVTHGPAPRPAGNPPVLVVGSPDDRVVPRTSLDRTAARYGGAPLLFPGMGHELLLEAAWAEPIAAILDWLGKELET
- a CDS encoding flavin-containing monooxygenase, producing the protein MPDTPDIADRRDAVCVIGAGASGLAAIKNLREHGFEVDCYERETSVGGAWNWRHDRSPVFAGTHLVTSRPLTEFPDFPMPDAWPDFPGHRQVLSYLERYSRHFDLERDVWFGTEVVSVVPVGDGRWDVTTQSTGGGSSRVQRYAGVVVANGHNWAPLKPKIPGDFSGQLIHSATLKDPAQLRKRKVLVIGGGNTGCDIAVEAAQQASTVWHSTRRGYWYAPKYVLGRPADQVNDRMLQLGLPLRLRQWLYRRALALTTGDLTRYGLQEPDHRPYESHPVVNSQLPLHLGHGRITPVPDVTSFDGAEAVLADGRRIEPDLVITATGYRPRFEFLAPELLGTGEDGRPDLHLHAFARQHPTLAVVGLVQADFGLFPIAHWQSVAVARWLRLRRTDPERATAVQQKESTRPVASWSRRRVVPGPRHWFEVDHADYLRAVEGLLHEMEPAR
- a CDS encoding endonuclease/exonuclease/phosphatase family protein → MSGAGLRVVSYNVHGLKDDRAALIGLVRDLAPDVLVVQEAPRRFRWRHKCAALADDLGLVVAAGGLPSLGNLLLVSLRVAVHDTWCMRYPLTPGRHLRGAAFARGSVRGGSFTVSGSHLATDPTERPHQAALWKEELGRIEGPVIAAADLNEGPGGGAWRTVSDGFTSYGEAPSTFPATLPNRRIDGIFVTPDVAIEKYDVVDTDRARRASDHLPVVVDLRLPSE